Proteins from a genomic interval of Dermacentor variabilis isolate Ectoservices chromosome 8, ASM5094787v1, whole genome shotgun sequence:
- the Pop4 gene encoding ribonuclease P/MRP subunit POP4 yields MTDPTSASDVQNVYLTSKDIKYDPPLPAQAVNYVRDFIKKHAGQRPGELADLARYTAVLEPDVARKKRGSDQKGRKGKLLTCREKRKLGIFNVHKDKLSYASFVPIHLMWKDYFRGLVRDQVTEHSRLLKAEYTGCFLTVAESRCPSYVGARGIVVQETKNVFRLITEQSVVRTVPKAHTAFAFELDGRIYKIYGSHFRVHSFERMKAKFKARGVIGL; encoded by the coding sequence ATGACAGACCCTACGTCCGCCAGCGACGTGCAGAACGTCTACCTGACGTCGAAAGACATAAAATACGACCCGCCATTGCCGGCGCAAGCTGTGAATTACGTCCGCGATTTCATCAAGAAACATGCCGGCCAGCGTCCCGGCGAGCTGGCGGATCTTGCGCGCTACACGGCGGTGCTCGAGCCTGATGTCGCACGGAAGAAGCGTGGCAGCGACCAAAAGGGAAGGAAGGGCAAGCTGCTCACTTGTCGAGAGAAACGCAAGTTGGGCATCTTCAACGTGCACAAGGACAAACTGTCGTACGCATCGTTCGTGCCCATCCACCTGATGTGGAAGGATTACTTCCGGGGTCTCGTACGCGACCAAGTGACTGAACATTCGCGGCTCCTGAAAGCCGAGTACACGGGCTGCTTTCTAACGGTCGCCGAGTCCCGCTGCCCGTCGTACGTGGGCGCCAGAGGCATCGTCGTCCAGGAAACCAAGAACGTGTTTCGCCTGATCACCGAACAGAGCGTGGTGCGTACGGTGCCCAAGGCGCACACTGCGTTTGCCTTCGAGCTTGACGGGAGGATCTACAAGATCTACGGCAGCCACTTCCGTGTCCACAGCTTCGAGAGAATGAAGGCGAAGTTCAAGGCGCGCGGTGTTATCGGCCTGTGA